The Thermus caldifontis genome includes a region encoding these proteins:
- a CDS encoding YhjD/YihY/BrkB family envelope integrity protein has protein sequence MLGKAFRLYTQAHVPFFAAALAYYALLSLMPLLFLLVGVFGLFLSGNEALREGFLGGVEALAEALFPARPELAQDLLRFLTRGAFPLTLVSTLFLLWSGSNFFAALSYALGLIFGRPPGFRHRLLGLLMPLLLGLGLILLSLLGLALGFVLRFLPPEWRSALGPFEVFLPLFLAFLLFLLTYAFFRGLKGFRGLLPLSVGAGVAALLFEGVRLGLPRLLPRSQYELLYGPLAGFVLALWGLYLVLWVFLLGAVVARVVED, from the coding sequence GTGCTAGGGAAGGCCTTTCGCCTCTACACCCAAGCCCACGTCCCCTTTTTCGCCGCCGCCTTGGCCTACTACGCCCTCCTCTCCCTCATGCCCCTCCTGTTCTTGCTGGTGGGGGTCTTCGGCCTTTTCCTCTCGGGGAACGAGGCCCTACGGGAAGGGTTTTTGGGGGGTGTGGAGGCTTTGGCCGAGGCCCTTTTCCCGGCCCGGCCCGAGCTGGCCCAGGACCTCCTGCGCTTCCTCACCCGGGGGGCTTTTCCCCTCACCCTGGTGAGCACCCTCTTCCTCCTCTGGTCCGGAAGCAACTTCTTTGCCGCCTTAAGCTACGCCTTGGGGCTCATCTTCGGCCGGCCCCCTGGTTTTCGCCACCGCCTTTTGGGCCTCCTCATGCCCCTTCTTCTGGGCCTAGGCCTCATCCTCCTTTCCCTTTTGGGCCTGGCCTTGGGGTTTGTCCTCCGTTTTCTCCCCCCGGAGTGGCGGAGCGCCCTAGGGCCTTTTGAGGTCTTCCTGCCCCTTTTCCTGGCCTTTTTGCTCTTCCTCCTCACCTACGCCTTCTTCCGCGGCCTAAAGGGGTTTCGCGGCCTTCTTCCCTTGAGCGTGGGGGCGGGGGTGGCGGCCCTCCTCTTTGAGGGGGTGCGGCTTGGTTTACCCAGGCTTCTTCCTCGCTCGCAATACGAGCTCCTCTACGGGCCCTTGGCGGGGTTTGTCCTGGCGCTATGGGGCCTCTACCTGGTGCTTTGGGTCTTCCTCCTGGGGGCGGTGGTGGCCAGGGTGGTGGAGGACTAG
- the alr gene encoding alanine racemase codes for MGHAPGHPGHGRSSYLEARAWIEVDLKALETNWLFLKAKARGEVIPVLKAEAYGHGALPLARFLFQKGARRVAVATVGEGRALRQGGVEGEVLLLGSLHPLEAEAALRLGLVPSLATLEAARALSQRASALGLTPRAHLKVDTGMNRVGFPWEEAREALRAVEALGVRVEGVYSHLATAGEDEAFLQVQRSRFQKVREALGGGYFYHLENSYGLLLHGGENVRVGLALYGLIPGFGLKPLLRLLARPTLVKRLKAGDRVGYGGEYVARGGEWLLTLGVGYADGLPRGAVRFVKGLEGDLYPVAGRISMDQTMVLAPGPLPLEAVLEVVSPDFGPTGLCAWAEVRRTIPYEVAVHLSRRLPRVYRYGEEVREVLD; via the coding sequence ATGGGTCACGCCCCAGGGCACCCCGGTCACGGGCGAAGCTCGTACCTTGAGGCCCGGGCCTGGATAGAGGTGGACCTTAAGGCCCTCGAGACCAACTGGCTTTTCCTTAAGGCCAAGGCCAGGGGAGAGGTGATCCCCGTCCTCAAGGCAGAGGCTTACGGGCATGGGGCCTTGCCCCTGGCCCGGTTCCTCTTCCAAAAGGGGGCCAGGCGGGTGGCGGTGGCCACGGTGGGGGAGGGAAGGGCCTTAAGGCAAGGGGGGGTGGAAGGGGAGGTCTTGCTCCTGGGAAGCCTCCACCCCCTGGAGGCGGAAGCCGCCTTGCGCCTGGGCCTGGTACCCAGCCTGGCCACCCTCGAGGCGGCCAGGGCCCTTTCGCAGAGGGCTTCGGCCTTAGGACTAACCCCCAGGGCCCACCTCAAGGTGGACACGGGGATGAACCGGGTGGGCTTTCCCTGGGAGGAGGCCAGGGAGGCCCTGCGGGCGGTGGAGGCCTTGGGGGTGAGGGTGGAGGGCGTCTATAGCCACCTGGCCACCGCCGGGGAGGACGAGGCCTTCCTCCAGGTGCAAAGGAGCCGCTTCCAAAAGGTGCGGGAGGCTCTGGGAGGAGGGTACTTCTACCACCTGGAAAACTCCTACGGGCTTCTCCTGCACGGGGGGGAGAACGTGCGGGTGGGCCTGGCCCTCTATGGCCTCATCCCCGGCTTTGGCCTAAAGCCCCTCCTCCGCCTCCTGGCCCGGCCCACCCTGGTGAAAAGGCTCAAGGCGGGGGACCGGGTGGGGTACGGCGGGGAGTACGTGGCCCGGGGCGGGGAGTGGCTTTTGACCTTGGGCGTGGGCTATGCCGATGGCCTCCCCCGGGGGGCGGTGCGCTTTGTGAAGGGGCTCGAGGGGGATCTTTACCCGGTGGCGGGCCGCATCTCCATGGATCAGACCATGGTCCTTGCCCCTGGGCCCTTGCCCCTGGAGGCGGTCTTGGAGGTGGTCTCCCCGGATTTCGGTCCCACGGGGCTTTGCGCCTGGGCTGAGGTCCGAAGGACCATCCCCTACGAGGTGGCGGTGCACCTTTCCCGCCGGCTTCCCAGGGTCTACCGCTACGGTGAGGAGGTGCGGGAGGTTCTAGACTAA
- the proB gene encoding glutamate 5-kinase, translating to MRPGLEAKRLVIKVGSAVLAGPKGLEREVMAEIARQVLALIQEGREVVLVSSGAVAAGMAALGVPRPQDMPTKQALAAIGQPLLMAAWREAFAPTPVAQVLLTAEDLASRGRYLNAKATLQAIFHLGAVPIINENDTVAFHEIRFGDNDQLSARVAALVEAGLLLLLSDVDALYEDDPKRNPLARPIPEVERVEQVLAHAGEGNPLGSGGMRSKLLAARMAGRLGIPTLLLPGRRPGVVLEALGGAPLGTYFHATRRYRGQRAWLYGLLRPKGELVLDAGAVRALRERGASLLPAGIKAVRGRFGRGEAVRLLSEGGEEVGMGLANYAAEEIERIKGHRSTEIEALLGYRYTEEVVHRDHLVLKEEG from the coding sequence ATGCGCCCGGGGCTCGAGGCCAAGCGGCTGGTCATCAAGGTGGGTAGCGCAGTCCTGGCGGGGCCTAAGGGGCTAGAGCGGGAGGTGATGGCGGAGATCGCTCGCCAGGTCCTGGCCCTTATCCAGGAGGGGCGGGAGGTGGTCCTGGTCTCCTCGGGGGCGGTGGCGGCGGGGATGGCGGCTCTGGGGGTGCCCCGCCCCCAGGATATGCCCACCAAGCAGGCCCTGGCCGCCATCGGCCAGCCCCTCCTCATGGCAGCGTGGCGGGAGGCCTTTGCCCCTACCCCGGTGGCTCAGGTGCTTCTCACCGCCGAGGACCTGGCCAGCCGCGGGCGCTATCTCAACGCCAAGGCCACCTTGCAGGCCATTTTTCACCTTGGGGCCGTGCCCATCATCAACGAGAACGATACCGTGGCCTTCCACGAGATCCGTTTTGGGGACAACGACCAGCTTTCCGCCCGGGTGGCGGCCTTGGTGGAGGCGGGGCTTCTGCTCCTCCTTTCCGACGTGGATGCCCTCTATGAGGATGATCCCAAGAGGAATCCTCTGGCCCGCCCCATTCCCGAGGTGGAACGGGTGGAGCAGGTTTTAGCCCATGCGGGGGAGGGGAACCCCCTGGGAAGCGGGGGGATGCGCTCCAAACTCCTGGCGGCCCGCATGGCCGGGCGGTTGGGTATCCCCACCCTGCTCCTGCCGGGAAGGAGGCCGGGGGTGGTGCTGGAGGCTCTAGGGGGGGCACCTTTGGGCACGTACTTCCATGCCACCAGGCGCTACCGGGGGCAGAGGGCCTGGCTCTATGGGCTTCTTCGGCCCAAGGGGGAGCTGGTGCTGGACGCCGGAGCGGTGCGGGCCCTAAGGGAAAGGGGGGCAAGCCTCTTGCCCGCCGGCATCAAGGCGGTGCGGGGGCGGTTTGGCCGGGGGGAGGCGGTGCGTCTCCTAAGCGAGGGGGGGGAGGAGGTGGGGATGGGCCTGGCCAACTACGCCGCCGAGGAGATAGAGCGCATCAAGGGACATAGGAGCACCGAGATAGAGGCCCTTTTGGGCTACCGCTACACCGAGGAGGTGGTCCACCGGGACCACCTGGTCTTGAAGGAGGAAGGATGA
- a CDS encoding cob(I)yrinic acid a,c-diamide adenosyltransferase yields MKIYTKTGDAGETGLYGAERVVKAHPRVEAYGTVDEANSALGLARSLLPREHLDLHDLLERIQNALFDLGADLATRMGSPYEKNIARMDAQDVEGLEEAIDRYMEESPPFRGFVLPGGHPAAAALHLARTVVRRAERKVVALSREEPVNPEVIRYLNRLSDLLFVLARVVNAREGVREEEWLVKKRR; encoded by the coding sequence ATGAAGATCTACACCAAGACCGGGGACGCCGGGGAAACCGGCCTTTACGGGGCCGAGCGGGTGGTGAAGGCCCATCCCCGGGTGGAGGCCTACGGCACCGTGGACGAGGCCAACTCCGCCCTGGGCCTGGCCCGAAGCCTCCTTCCCCGGGAGCATCTGGACCTCCACGACCTTCTGGAGCGCATCCAAAACGCCCTCTTTGACCTGGGGGCCGATCTGGCCACCCGCATGGGAAGCCCCTACGAGAAGAACATCGCCCGTATGGATGCCCAGGATGTGGAGGGGCTGGAAGAAGCCATTGACCGCTATATGGAGGAAAGCCCTCCCTTCCGGGGCTTCGTCCTTCCCGGGGGTCACCCGGCGGCAGCGGCCTTGCACCTGGCCCGCACCGTGGTGCGCCGGGCCGAGCGCAAGGTGGTGGCCCTAAGCCGGGAGGAACCGGTTAACCCCGAGGTTATCCGCTACCTTAACCGCCTTTCCGACCTCCTCTTCGTCCTGGCCCGGGTGGTGAACGCCCGGGAGGGCGTACGGGAGGAGGAGTGGCTGGTGAAGAAGAGGCGCTAG
- a CDS encoding DUF3208 domain-containing protein, protein MQAVRLFQGYLWHPREAALDLKTLLPQEVEGARLLLDEVPPPTPFFQDGTPTHTQRFYQLTLLLLTEKPPEALKPLAEGLAPTLQGILEGLPQGVGWLLLEDLRPL, encoded by the coding sequence GTGCAAGCGGTGCGGCTTTTCCAGGGCTACCTCTGGCACCCCAGGGAGGCTGCCCTGGACCTAAAAACCCTCCTTCCCCAAGAGGTGGAGGGGGCCAGGCTTCTCCTGGACGAGGTGCCGCCTCCCACCCCTTTCTTCCAGGACGGCACCCCCACCCACACCCAGCGCTTCTACCAGCTCACCCTTCTCCTCCTCACCGAGAAGCCGCCCGAGGCCCTGAAGCCCTTGGCGGAGGGCCTGGCCCCCACCCTCCAGGGGATACTGGAGGGGCTTCCCCAGGGGGTGGGCTGGCTTCTTCTGGAGGACCTGCGCCCCCTTTAA
- a CDS encoding glutamate-5-semialdehyde dehydrogenase, which yields MMGLGASQKGLEETLRRLAEEARARLPEIAKGNRDGALLAMARLLEEAWPEVLRANREDLEEAARAGLSQAKLDRLALKDKDLKTLTEGLRQIAALPDPLGRIEGLSKRPNGLRVGRMRVPLGLIGFIYEARPGATVEAVSVALKAGNAMLLRGGKEAFRSNQALVALWHRALGEAGLPLEAVSLVPTTDREAILAMCRLELLDLLIPRGGEELIRLVQKEARVPVLAHAKGVNHLYVDRKADLSMALRLALNGKTQRPAVCNALEAVLVHEEVAEAFLPMLEKAMREKGVELRACPKALPLLMEAVPARKEEWDREYLDLILRVKVVSGLEEALEHIARYGSRHTEAICTEDPHVAWRFLEEVDASLVLWNASTRFNDGFQLGLGAEIGISTSKLHAYGPMGPLELTTTKWVALGEGQERE from the coding sequence ATGATGGGGTTGGGTGCTTCCCAAAAGGGGCTGGAGGAAACCCTGAGGAGGCTGGCGGAGGAGGCTCGGGCCCGGCTTCCGGAGATCGCCAAGGGAAACCGGGACGGGGCCCTTCTCGCCATGGCTCGGCTTCTGGAAGAGGCCTGGCCGGAGGTGCTAAGGGCTAACCGGGAGGACCTGGAGGAGGCCGCAAGGGCGGGCCTATCCCAGGCCAAGCTGGACCGGTTGGCCCTAAAGGATAAGGACCTCAAGACCCTCACCGAGGGCCTGCGCCAGATCGCCGCTCTTCCTGACCCCTTGGGCCGGATCGAGGGGCTTAGCAAAAGACCGAACGGCCTCAGGGTGGGGAGGATGCGCGTCCCCCTGGGCCTCATCGGCTTCATCTACGAGGCCCGGCCCGGGGCCACGGTGGAGGCGGTTTCCGTGGCCTTGAAGGCGGGAAACGCCATGCTCCTGCGGGGGGGAAAGGAGGCCTTCCGCTCCAACCAGGCCCTGGTTGCCCTGTGGCATAGGGCCTTGGGGGAGGCAGGGCTTCCCCTGGAGGCGGTGAGCCTGGTGCCCACCACGGACCGGGAGGCCATCCTGGCCATGTGCCGTCTGGAGCTATTGGACCTCCTCATCCCCCGGGGCGGGGAGGAGCTCATCCGGCTGGTGCAGAAGGAGGCCCGGGTGCCGGTTCTGGCCCACGCCAAGGGGGTGAACCACCTCTACGTGGACCGGAAGGCGGATCTTTCCATGGCCCTCCGCCTGGCCCTAAACGGCAAGACCCAGCGTCCGGCGGTGTGCAACGCCCTCGAGGCCGTTTTGGTGCACGAGGAGGTGGCGGAGGCCTTCCTGCCCATGCTAGAAAAGGCCATGCGGGAAAAGGGGGTGGAGCTTCGGGCCTGCCCCAAAGCCCTCCCCCTCCTTATGGAGGCGGTGCCCGCCCGGAAGGAGGAGTGGGACCGGGAGTACCTGGACCTGATCCTTCGGGTGAAGGTAGTCTCGGGCCTGGAAGAGGCCCTGGAGCACATCGCCCGCTACGGTTCCCGCCACACCGAGGCCATCTGCACGGAAGACCCCCATGTGGCCTGGCGCTTCCTGGAGGAGGTGGACGCCAGCCTGGTCCTTTGGAACGCCTCCACCCGCTTCAACGACGGCTTCCAGCTGGGCCTGGGGGCGGAGATCGGCATCAGCACCTCCAAGCTCCACGCCTACGGCCCCATGGGGCCCCTGGAGCTCACCACCACCAAGTGGGTGGCCCTGGGGGAAGGGCAGGAGCGGGAGTAG
- a CDS encoding CPBP family glutamic-type intramembrane protease: MQAFSWALGLSWGAFLAFYLGGGRVDTPAYLAFSLLYMWIPGLVALYFARKEGIHLPLTPRPNRYWLFAWLFPVALTLLSIPLSLPFGAWQGLDALRSTIPPEAAPGIPEAFWRLLPLVLILSALVAGATVNLLAALGEELLWRGYLWERLRERGFWPASLEIGFFWGLWHAPLILAGHNYPREPLLGVPMMILLTLALTPVLLWVREGGGSVLAAALLHGTLNAIAGLSLLLVERTHDLLVGVVGLPGVFLLSLFNLWLRRRV, translated from the coding sequence ATGCAAGCTTTCTCCTGGGCCCTGGGGCTTTCCTGGGGGGCCTTCTTAGCCTTTTACCTGGGGGGCGGAAGGGTGGATACCCCTGCCTACCTGGCCTTCAGCCTCCTTTACATGTGGATTCCCGGCTTGGTGGCCCTGTACTTCGCCCGCAAGGAGGGAATCCACCTCCCCCTCACCCCAAGGCCCAACCGCTACTGGCTTTTCGCCTGGCTCTTTCCCGTGGCCCTCACCCTCCTTTCCATCCCCTTGAGCCTCCCCTTTGGCGCCTGGCAAGGCTTGGATGCCCTCCGGTCCACCATCCCCCCGGAAGCCGCCCCAGGGATCCCCGAAGCCTTCTGGAGACTCCTGCCCTTGGTCCTGATCCTCTCCGCCCTGGTGGCGGGGGCCACGGTGAACCTCCTGGCCGCCTTGGGGGAGGAGCTCCTGTGGCGGGGGTACCTTTGGGAAAGGCTCCGGGAAAGGGGTTTCTGGCCCGCCAGCCTGGAGATCGGCTTCTTCTGGGGCCTGTGGCACGCCCCCCTCATCCTGGCCGGCCACAACTACCCCAGGGAGCCCCTTCTAGGGGTTCCCATGATGATCCTCCTCACCCTAGCCTTAACCCCCGTCCTCCTTTGGGTGCGGGAAGGAGGAGGCTCGGTATTGGCCGCAGCCCTCCTTCATGGAACCTTGAACGCCATCGCGGGCCTATCCCTCCTTTTGGTGGAGCGCACCCACGACCTCCTTGTAGGGGTGGTGGGGCTTCCCGGGGTCTTCCTCCTTTCCCTCTTCAACCTCTGGCTGAGAAGGCGGGTATAG
- a CDS encoding gluconeogenesis factor YvcK family protein, whose protein sequence is MRVKRYAALAGLGVLLTAYGLAHFLPPPPPKPWALALSLLGLLLLVGGVRSMNRSMLSAFTEPEEVPERVYVRRRLEQGPKVVAFGGGTGLSRVLRGLKERTANTTAIVAVTDDGGSTGRLRAAFGLPAVGDLVDCLAALSDHPALPKLLHHRFQEGEFKGHTFGNLFLLTLNQEAKDFAQAILEANAILQLRGQVFPATPEAVRLKARFRDGTEVVGEVAIREKRGQIREVLLEPEPLRVMEEALKAIRQADLLILGPGSLYTSVIPSFLPKPLLEALASAKAPLVYAVNLMTEPGETDGYTAYDHYKAIAYHLGRRPEVVLVHTAPIPEEVLSRYAQEGRFPVAFDPRPFAVDGVRVIPGDFREEGPLAQHDPEKVVKALVSLV, encoded by the coding sequence ATGCGGGTGAAGCGCTACGCAGCCTTGGCGGGCCTTGGGGTTCTTCTTACGGCCTACGGCCTCGCCCACTTCCTCCCTCCCCCACCCCCAAAGCCTTGGGCCTTAGCCCTCAGCCTCTTAGGCCTCCTCCTCCTGGTGGGAGGGGTAAGGAGCATGAACCGGAGCATGCTCTCCGCCTTCACCGAGCCCGAGGAGGTACCGGAACGGGTCTATGTGCGAAGAAGGCTGGAGCAAGGGCCCAAGGTGGTGGCCTTTGGCGGGGGCACCGGGCTTTCCCGGGTGCTTAGGGGCCTAAAGGAGCGCACGGCCAACACCACGGCCATCGTGGCAGTGACCGATGACGGAGGCTCCACGGGCCGGCTTAGAGCCGCTTTTGGCCTGCCGGCGGTGGGGGATCTGGTGGACTGCCTGGCGGCGCTTTCCGACCATCCCGCCCTTCCCAAGCTCCTGCACCACCGCTTCCAGGAAGGGGAGTTTAAGGGCCACACCTTCGGCAACCTGTTCCTCTTGACCCTGAACCAGGAAGCCAAGGACTTCGCCCAGGCCATCCTCGAGGCCAACGCCATCCTGCAACTGCGGGGCCAGGTCTTCCCCGCCACTCCCGAGGCGGTGCGGCTTAAGGCCCGGTTTCGCGACGGCACGGAGGTGGTGGGGGAGGTGGCCATCCGGGAGAAGAGGGGGCAGATCCGGGAAGTCCTCCTGGAACCCGAACCCCTAAGGGTTATGGAGGAGGCCCTAAAGGCCATCCGTCAGGCGGACCTTTTGATCTTGGGCCCGGGAAGCCTCTACACCAGCGTCATCCCCAGCTTCCTGCCCAAGCCCCTCCTGGAGGCCTTGGCCTCGGCTAAGGCCCCCCTGGTCTACGCGGTGAACCTCATGACCGAACCCGGGGAGACCGACGGCTACACCGCCTACGACCACTACAAGGCCATCGCCTACCACCTGGGCCGGAGGCCCGAGGTGGTGCTGGTGCACACCGCCCCCATTCCGGAGGAGGTCCTTAGCCGCTATGCCCAGGAGGGGCGTTTCCCCGTGGCCTTTGACCCCAGGCCCTTCGCCGTGGACGGGGTGCGGGTGATCCCCGGGGATTTCCGGGAGGAGGGCCCCTTGGCCCAGCACGATCCGGAAAAGGTGGTAAAGGCCCTGGTTTCCCTGGTATAA
- the rapZ gene encoding RNase adapter RapZ produces the protein MRFLVLSGLSGAGKTTAKGFLEDLGYFMVDNLPPSLWPALLEELGRRGVERAGVVLDARALAFFGDLEGALDGLKPTVIYLEARPEVLLRRYNLTRRVHPLGAGNLMREIGEERRILGPLRARAHLVLDTSELSPRALKEVLLRFLGEEAGFLLRLISFGFKWGPPQEADLVLDVRPLPNPHYDSALKPKTGLAPEVQAYVFREEYEPYYRALLAVVGLAAEGAKAEGRAFYTVAVGCTGGRHRSVAVAERLAEELSSRFRVEVSHRDVDKEE, from the coding sequence ATGCGGTTTCTGGTGCTTTCGGGGCTATCCGGGGCGGGCAAGACCACGGCCAAGGGCTTTTTGGAGGACCTGGGCTACTTCATGGTGGACAACCTCCCCCCAAGCCTGTGGCCGGCCCTCCTGGAAGAGCTGGGCAGAAGGGGGGTGGAGCGGGCGGGGGTGGTGCTGGACGCTCGGGCCCTGGCCTTCTTTGGGGATTTGGAAGGGGCCTTGGACGGGCTCAAGCCCACGGTGATCTACCTCGAGGCCCGCCCCGAGGTCCTCCTCCGCCGCTACAACCTGACCCGGAGGGTCCACCCCTTAGGGGCGGGCAACCTCATGCGGGAGATCGGGGAGGAGCGCCGCATCCTGGGACCTCTAAGGGCTAGGGCCCACCTGGTCCTGGACACCTCGGAGCTTTCCCCCAGGGCCCTTAAGGAGGTCTTGCTGCGCTTTCTGGGGGAGGAGGCGGGCTTCCTTTTGCGCCTCATCTCCTTCGGCTTCAAGTGGGGTCCACCCCAGGAGGCAGATCTGGTCCTGGACGTGCGTCCCCTGCCCAACCCCCATTACGACTCCGCCCTGAAGCCCAAAACGGGGCTTGCCCCCGAGGTCCAGGCCTACGTGTTCCGGGAGGAGTACGAACCCTACTACCGGGCCCTTCTGGCGGTGGTGGGGCTGGCGGCGGAAGGGGCCAAGGCGGAGGGAAGGGCCTTTTACACCGTGGCCGTGGGGTGCACCGGGGGAAGGCACCGGAGCGTGGCGGTGGCGGAACGGCTCGCCGAGGAGCTCTCAAGCCGCTTCCGGGTGGAGGTGAGCCACCGGGATGTGGACAAGGAGGAGTAA
- a CDS encoding glucodextranase DOMON-like domain-containing protein, whose product MLFLFQDPLGDDQGLAYLYPRAALFQEAGEGYADLLALAGEEREGRLVLKVRLSRYPNPLEGPLGFSLATVVLWLDTGEGGEEVLLPGLVTPHGQGWEVAYILTGFGGEKRTPSGERVPIRVWREGEWVAVDTGIPPGPYGYYGAVGLFDPFAPWYLRPTSPEGSPWTLGAPPGSPPAVDLLAQDPLEQVRAYQTGLLKPLRPQGFALQRESLLAFALGGVSLLLAFLLRKG is encoded by the coding sequence ATGCTCTTCCTCTTCCAGGACCCCTTGGGCGACGATCAGGGCCTGGCCTACCTCTATCCCCGGGCGGCCCTTTTCCAGGAGGCGGGGGAGGGGTATGCCGACCTCCTGGCCCTGGCGGGGGAGGAACGGGAAGGGAGGCTGGTGCTCAAGGTGCGCCTGAGCCGCTACCCGAATCCCCTCGAGGGGCCCTTGGGCTTCAGCCTGGCCACGGTGGTCCTGTGGCTGGACACGGGGGAAGGGGGGGAGGAGGTCCTGCTCCCCGGGCTTGTTACCCCTCACGGCCAGGGCTGGGAGGTGGCCTACATCCTCACGGGGTTCGGTGGGGAAAAAAGGACCCCCTCCGGGGAGAGGGTGCCCATAAGGGTGTGGCGGGAGGGGGAGTGGGTGGCGGTGGACACAGGGATTCCCCCGGGGCCTTACGGCTACTACGGGGCTGTGGGCCTCTTCGACCCCTTTGCCCCCTGGTACCTGCGCCCCACCAGCCCGGAGGGCAGCCCGTGGACCCTGGGGGCTCCTCCGGGAAGTCCCCCAGCGGTGGACCTGTTGGCCCAGGACCCCCTGGAACAGGTGCGGGCCTACCAGACCGGCCTTCTGAAACCCCTAAGGCCCCAGGGGTTCGCCCTCCAGAGGGAAAGCCTTCTGGCCTTTGCCCTAGGCGGGGTTTCCCTCCTTTTGGCCTTCCTCCTCCGCAAGGGTTAA
- a CDS encoding M66 family metalloprotease, which translates to MSLVLVLVLLLGACNSLFPNRPTGDFALELNPPTLTVIQGQTQPFTLTLTPQNGFTGTVSLALVNPPPGITLSPGSLTVTGPNPVTQTLTLAAGPSTPTGTYNLFVRGQGGGLVQEASLTLEVTQASQNLRLAKAEWGQTVLKENLRLVAGKPALLRVHLLASPSPITLSNPLAGAVYQGSTFQGNLTFTCPNPIPTATDPGNLATTCTATLPEGWVAPGLRVELRADPQDQVAESNESDNLLTLTPNVGAGTVLHLTVVPVIHQGQQAQVPSFSQTLWRIWPLKEVAFSQRAPYTFSGTLSATDGNAWAQLLDELRILRQTDGSGRYYYGFVKVSYTSGIAGIGYIGYPVAVGWDYAQSGPAVMAHELGHNFGREHAPCGVSGDPNYPYEGGKIGTWGYDLANGSLKDPSQLYDLMSYCGPQWVSDYTYEGAQSFLETSPPKPQSLPEEGLLFSGRIGQGELVFNPPLRVSAEPEGEASPYHLRAQTPSGEVREAPVVVLKDSEGILHFQARLPLEPYSRVGLYLGTQLLKETVSPVLPLAEPQVELREEGGFLLARVQGYPYFSLFHTAIDGTRTALGLWHRAGEVRFALENLPTGGQWEVQLTDGLNLRTLLFPR; encoded by the coding sequence GTGTCCCTTGTCTTGGTCTTGGTACTCCTCCTGGGGGCTTGCAACAGCCTATTTCCCAACCGCCCCACTGGCGACTTTGCGCTGGAGCTCAATCCCCCCACCCTTACGGTGATCCAGGGGCAAACTCAGCCCTTTACCCTCACCCTAACACCCCAAAACGGTTTCACCGGTACCGTGAGCCTGGCCTTAGTTAATCCTCCCCCGGGGATAACCCTCTCCCCGGGAAGCCTAACCGTCACCGGCCCCAATCCCGTTACCCAGACCTTAACCCTGGCCGCAGGCCCCTCCACCCCCACCGGCACCTACAACCTCTTCGTGCGGGGCCAGGGAGGAGGCCTGGTGCAGGAAGCTTCCTTGACCCTCGAGGTTACCCAGGCTTCCCAAAACCTGCGCCTCGCCAAGGCGGAATGGGGGCAAACCGTGCTCAAGGAGAACCTCCGCTTGGTGGCAGGCAAGCCCGCCTTGCTTAGGGTCCACCTCCTGGCAAGCCCTTCCCCCATCACCCTGAGCAACCCCTTGGCCGGAGCCGTGTACCAGGGGAGCACCTTCCAGGGCAACCTCACCTTTACCTGCCCCAACCCCATCCCCACCGCCACCGACCCAGGGAACCTGGCCACCACCTGCACCGCCACCCTACCCGAAGGTTGGGTAGCTCCAGGGCTACGGGTGGAACTGCGGGCCGACCCCCAGGACCAGGTGGCCGAGAGCAACGAAAGCGACAACCTCTTAACCCTAACCCCCAACGTGGGTGCGGGCACGGTGCTCCACCTCACCGTGGTTCCGGTAATCCATCAGGGGCAACAAGCCCAGGTGCCCAGCTTCAGCCAGACCCTCTGGCGCATCTGGCCCTTGAAGGAGGTGGCCTTTTCCCAACGGGCTCCCTACACGTTCTCCGGCACCCTGAGCGCCACGGACGGGAACGCCTGGGCCCAGCTTTTGGATGAGCTCCGTATCTTGCGCCAAACCGACGGAAGCGGCCGCTACTACTATGGCTTCGTCAAGGTTTCCTACACCTCGGGCATCGCCGGGATTGGCTATATCGGCTATCCGGTGGCGGTAGGTTGGGACTATGCCCAAAGCGGCCCCGCGGTCATGGCCCACGAGCTGGGGCATAACTTTGGCCGGGAACACGCCCCTTGTGGGGTATCCGGCGACCCCAACTATCCCTACGAGGGTGGCAAGATCGGCACCTGGGGTTACGACCTAGCCAACGGGTCCCTAAAGGACCCAAGCCAACTTTATGACCTCATGAGCTACTGCGGTCCCCAGTGGGTTTCCGACTATACCTACGAAGGAGCCCAGAGTTTCCTGGAGACCTCTCCCCCGAAGCCCCAATCCCTGCCCGAAGAAGGCCTCCTCTTTTCCGGCCGCATAGGGCAAGGGGAGTTGGTCTTCAACCCGCCCCTTAGGGTTTCCGCAGAACCGGAAGGGGAAGCCTCCCCTTACCATCTTCGGGCCCAAACCCCCTCTGGAGAAGTCCGGGAGGCCCCAGTAGTCGTCCTTAAAGACTCCGAAGGCATCCTGCACTTCCAGGCCCGTCTGCCCCTGGAGCCTTACAGCCGGGTGGGGCTTTACCTCGGAACCCAGCTTCTCAAGGAAACGGTTAGTCCCGTGCTTCCCCTGGCCGAGCCCCAGGTGGAGCTGAGGGAAGAGGGGGGCTTCCTCTTAGCCAGGGTCCAGGGCTACCCCTATTTCTCCCTTTTCCACACGGCCATAGATGGCACCCGCACCGCCTTGGGCCTTTGGCACCGGGCGGGGGAGGTGCGGTTTGCCCTGGAAAACCTTCCCACGGGGGGCCAGTGGGAGGTTCAGCTTACCGATGGGTTAAACCTCCGCACCCTCCTCTTCCCCCGCTAA